The following proteins are encoded in a genomic region of Sebastes fasciatus isolate fSebFas1 chromosome 12, fSebFas1.pri, whole genome shotgun sequence:
- the mtbp gene encoding mdm2-binding protein: MDRYVLVISFCQTDDDLLEEFTCLEPVKQIHDKLVDISTQESVRGVSVFPACSLSGSPSVQRWYFAVQACQGITQFCSSDWEELGTGHQKTDSEEENPTAVESCLSSLSNQEAPDQKADQTALSELLEEAAEGLHLLSDKLPPPGKALLDVLVLGSAEQSPPIKDLLPLLGALKHMSCWHAAKITVVTQHTTGWQKAASYLSAGLVEPADLHSCMDYRELWRGGLVIREKKHVSELRFDGFSLRSPVHHISGTSLLQAPYTTTDHKLQSEVFHYYAPVLDLVQLVNLSDLPSFLMSTTQFELSLSGKSMKAKLLSDQLRSLRGKVGALFSLSCIITPIAQPAASQLSSQRWRESIARRPKSLPMSDVEVKGESAHYLLLVQGSDDAGFGGCRVRMLHSDSQINGAAAMATVSGLLREKSLSSSGGAVGSILHPLPCLQGAGLLKRERKVAQVQTLVLKEYLRQKEEASASTSIPVNDLKVILSLAREQYLKVIDSTLPSAATCLTDDQESTAANASGFQTVSHLQSDWPERSVLHNIENLQKRRQKRRFGLLGPGSSDSLLGPKDSQKSSAALLDARELLKHFTSDGLPTGELQLLAINRGNNVFQLSPDLSPRRISQMPFNKASASHYHGIEFCLDNQKSLDRDQAFVKLQSRLIRYETQTTCSKEPCALPFALSPAPSPAVMSEPGSVPDGETLQNADVARLKRRSRDTDVIGGYSRKRLVKSESSDSLCSQSSGSSGTHPAIRSLRQQPSRSQSTASGLVTLPSADKPKPQHLKTHCEQTEDKSSKESRSQKHNRMLQEVVAKTLKHHGITGEHECFEACSKRLFDISKFYLKDLKTSRGLHDEMKKAAVSNVKQVIEWVLEKSSKKNK, translated from the exons ATGGACCGGTACGTGTTGGTTATATCCTTCTGCCAAACTGATGACGACCTGTTGGAGGAGTTTACAT GTCTGGAGCCAGTGAAGCAGATACATGACAAACTTGTGGACATCTCAACTCAGGAGTCAGTGAGAGGAGTCTCTGTCTTTCCAG CTTGTTCTCTCAGTGGCAGCCCATCAGTTCAGAGGTGGTACTTTGCTGTTCAGGCTTGCCAAGGAATTACGCAG TTTTGCAGCTCAGACTGGGAAGAGCTGGGGACAGGTCATCAGAaaactgacagtgaagaggAGAATCCAACGGCTGTGGAGTCATGTCTCAGTTCTCTGAGTAACCAGGAGGCTCCGGACCAAAAGGCTGATCAGACGGCACTGTCAGA GCTGTTGGAGGAGGCTGCCGAAGGACTGCATCTACTGTCAGATAAGCTACCACCTCCAG GTAAAGCCTTGTTGGATGTGCTGGTGTTGGGCTCTGCAGAGCAGTCTCCTCCCATTAAAGACTTGCTGCCTCTGCTGGGAGCCCTCAAACACATGTCCTGCTGGCATGCTGCTAAGATCACCGTAGTCACACAGCACACCACTGG GTGGCAGAAAGCAGCGTCCTACCTGAGCGCCGGTCTGGTGGAGCCTGCTGACCTACACAGCTGTATGGACTATAGAGAACTGTGGAGAGGCGGGCTGGTTATCAGAGAGAAGAAG CATGTGTCGGAGCTCCGATTTGACGGATTTTCTCTGCGCTCTCCTGTGCATCACATATCGGGGACCAGTCTATTGCAAGCTCCCTACACTACTACAGACCACAAACTGCAGTCTGAG GTCTTCCATTACTACGCACCAGTTCTAGATTTGGTTCAGCTGGTTAATCTCTCAGACCTGCCCAGCTTCCTGATGTCTACAACCCAGTTTGAACT AAGCCTGTCTGGGAAGTCGATGAAAGCTAAACTTCTGTCTGACCAGCTGAGGTCACTGCGTGGAAAG GTTGGAGCGTTGTTCAGCCTATCCTGTATAATCACCCCCATCGCTCAACCTGCAGCCAGCCAACTCAGCTCCCAGCGCTGGAGAGAGTCTATAGCCAGGAGGCCAAAGTCCTTACCCA TGTCTGACGTTGAGGTGAAAGGTGAGAGTGCTCACTACCTTCTGTTGGTCCAGGGCTCAGATGACGCTGGGTTTGGAGGTTGCAGGGTCAGGATGCTGCACTCAGACAGCCAAATCAATGGAGCGGCTGCCATGGCAACCGTCTCCGGGTTGCTGAGAGAGAAGTCTCTGTCATCATCAG GAGGAGCAGTTGGCAGCATCCTCCACCCTCTTCCCTGTCTCCAAGGAGCCGGCCtgctgaagagagagaggaaggtggCCCAGGTCCAGACGCTGGTACTCAAAGAATATCTCC GACAGAAAGAAGAAGCATCAGCCTCGACCTCCATACCCGTCAATGACTTGAAGGTCATTCTGAGTCTGGCCAGGGAGCAGTACCTGAAGGTGATTGACTCCACGCTGCCCTCCGCTGCCACCTGTCTGACAGACGATCAGGAGAGCACCGCCGCCAATGCCTCAG GTTTTCAGACCGTTTCCCACCTGCAGTCTGACTGGCCCGAGAGGAGCGTCCTCCACAACATAGAGAACCTGCAGAAGAGACGACAGAAGAGAag atttGGTCTGCTAGGTCCAGGCTCCAGTGACAGTCTGCTGGGTCCTAAAGACAGTCAGAAGAGCTCCGCTGCATTACTGGACGCCAGAGAACTTCTAAAACATTTCACATCTGACGGCCTGCCTACTGGGGAGCTCCAACTACTGGCTATCAACAGAGG TAATAATGTGTTTCAGTTGTCACCAGACCTTTCTCCCCGGAGAATCAGCCAGATGCCCTTCAACAAAGCCTCAGCGTCTCATTACCATGGCATAGA GTTCTGCCTGGACAACCAGAAGTCCTTGGACCGGGACCAGGCCTTTGTTAAACTCCAGTCCCGTCTGATTCGGTACGAGACCCAAACCACCTGCTCCAAAGAGCCCTGTGCCCTCCCCTTTGCCCTCAGCCCCGCCCCCTCTCCTGCTGTGATGTCAGAACCAGGAAGTGTACCTGACGGAGAGACGCTGCAGAACGCTGATGTAGCACGACTCAAGCGCAGGTCGCGGGACACAGACGTTATAGGAGGTTATTCTCGCAAGAG GCTGGTGAAGTCAGAGAGCAGCGACTCCCTCTGTTCTCAGAGCAGTGGCAGCAGCGGGACGCACCCCGCCATCAGGTCTCTACGACAACAGCCGAGCAGATCCCAGTCCACAGCCTCAG GTTTGGTGACTCTTCCCTCTGCAGACAAACCTAAACCTCAGCATCTGAAGACGCATTGTGAACAAACAGAGGATAAATCTTCCAAAGAGTCACGctcacagaaacacaacagG ATGCTGCAGGAGGTAGTGGCTAAAACACTCAAACACCACGGGATCACTGGCGAGCATGAGTGCTTTGAGGCCTGCAGCAAAAGACTGTTTGATATCTCCAAATTCTATCTCAAG GATCTGAAGACGTCTCGGGGTCTGCATGACGAGATGAAGAAGGCGGCCGTCAGCAACGTTAAACAG GTCATTGAATGGGTGTTGGAGAAATCCTCGAAGAAGAataagtga